The following proteins are co-located in the Carassius auratus strain Wakin chromosome 7, ASM336829v1, whole genome shotgun sequence genome:
- the LOC113106196 gene encoding CKLF-like MARVEL transmembrane domain-containing protein 3: MGDIEAPENNQSRQTIIHSLLPSKEFITSRKGLLLLGEVVMSFISFVCFAASTAAAFVTAPLIECLAALFLLFAYSKKFNERFKGFHWPLMDFLRCVSASIIFFIISIISVSKYVDGASKAAGVFGFITTVFFALDFYFIFNELANFLKGGDSSEEPPNTQDDDYDSDFDSD; the protein is encoded by the exons ATGGGGGACATCGAGGCTCCGGAGAATAACCAATCACGACAGACCATAATCCATTCTCTTCTCCCGAGTAAAGAATTCATCACCTCCCGAAAAGGACTGCTGCTGCTCGGTGAAGTG GTGATGTCGTTTATCAGTTTTGTGTGCTTTGCTGCTTCGACAGCAGCTGCCTTCGTCACAGCTCCCCTGATAGAGTGCTTGGCCGCCCTCTTCTTGCTGTTTGCTTATTCTAAAAAGTTCAATGAGAGATTTAAGGGCTTTCACTGGCCCCTCATG GACTTCCTGCGCTGTGTCAGTGCTTCCATCATCTTTTTCATCATCTCTATAATATCTGTGTCAAAATATGTGGATGGAGCCTCAAAGGCCGCTGGG GTCTTTGGCTTCATTACTACAGTATTCTTTGCCCtggacttttatttcatttttaatgaactgGCCAACTTCCTCAAGGGAGGTGATTCCAGTGAAGAGCCACCAAACACACAAG ATGATGACTATGACTCTGACTTTGACTCTGACTAA